The genomic stretch GGCGGCGATCGGGTAGCCGTTGGCCATGGCCTTGGACCAGGCCGTCAGATCCGGCCGCACCCCATAGGGCTCCCACGAGCCTCGCAGGTCGATGCGGAAACCGGCCCGCACGTCGTCGATCACCAGCGCCGCCCCCAGCCGGTCGGCCAGGGCGCGGGCGCCGCGGGCGAAGGCCGGCTCGACCAGCTCCTGGTCCTCGAACGAGTCGTGCTTGAACGGCGTCACGATGATCGCCGCCACGTCCCCTTCCACGGTGGCCGCCGCGGCCTCCAGCGACTCCAGCGAATTGTACGTGAACTCGACCAGGTCGGCCCGCTCGTTCGGCGTCGTGCCCGCCAGGGAGGGCGTGCACCACGGGTCGGCCCCGTGGTAAGCGCCGTGGGCCATCAGGACCTTGGTGCGGCCGGTGGCGGCTCTGGCGACCATCAACGCCTGGGTGGTGGCGTCGGTGCCGTTCTTGGAGAACATCGCCCAGTCGGCGCTCGGGATGGTGTCCACGAGCAGCTCGGCCAGCTCCACCATGATCGCGCCGGGACCGTTGAGGCAGTCGCCGAGCGCGGCCTGGCGGGCGGCGGCCTCCTCCACGCGCGGATGCCGGTGCCCCAGCACGATGGGACCCCAGCTGCACATGAAGTCGATGTACTCGCGCCCGTCCACGTCCCACTGCCGGCACCCTTCGCCGCGCTCGAAGAACTGCGGGTAGCCGGGGGCGAAGATGGCGGCGTTGAGGTGCCCGTACATGCCGCCGGGGACGACCTTCGCGGCGCGCAGGCGGAGTTCGGCGTCGTTCACGTGAGCATCCTTAGGGTCGAGTCGAGGTCGGTGAGCCCGGCGTCCGAGCCGAGGCCGGTGGCGACCCGGGCGGCGGCGGCCGTGCCCCATCGCGCGGCCGTCAGGACGTCCTGATCGTGGAGGAGGCCGGTGAGGAAACCCGCGCAGTACGCGTCGCCGCAGCCGGTCGTGTCCACCACGTCCGTCTTGAGCGCGGGCACGTGTTCGGAGCCGGCGTCGGTGACGACGAGGCTGCCTTCCGAGCCCATCGTGATCAGCACGCCGCGCGGGCCGTCGCCGAGCAGAGCGGCCGCGGCCTCGGGGATGTCCGTGCAGCCGGTCATGAGGAGGGCCTGGGATTCGTTCGGCAGCACGTAGTCGACGTGGGGGAGGAAGGCGCGGGCCATGCCTAGTAAGTCGGGCATCTCCGACAGGAGGTCCATGGTGACGATGGTCCCCGCCGCCCGTACCTCGTCCAGAAGGGCGAAGAAGGCCGGATCCCCCAGGCCGAACGTGACGTCCATGCCGCCCAGATGGATCGCCCGCACGCCGCGCAGCGCGGCGACGTCCAGGTCGGCGTAGGTCACGGACAGGTTCGCGCCGGGCACGTGGAAGCTGGGCCGCCCGCCGTCCGGCCGGATCGGCAGGATCGAGGCGGCCGTCTGCTCCCCCGTCCTGCGGACCAGGAACGAGGTGTCCACTCCCCGCTTGGCCAGCACCATCAGCAGGAAGTCGCCGAGCTCGTCGTCGCCGATGGCGCCCATCGTGACCACGGCGTTGCCCAGCTTGACCAGATCGACCGCCGTCCCCGCGGCGGAGCCCGCGGCGGTGAGGCGGAGCTGGTCGACCAGCACGGTGTCCTGGCCCTCGGGAATGTGGTCGATGGGCCTGGCGAGGATGTCGACGATGTGGACGCCGACGGTGGCGACGGTCATAGTCTAAATAGACAGACGTCCGAATAAAAAGTCAATGGAGGCGACCGATGCCGAAGATCGTCGATCACGACGAGCGCAGGCGCGAGGTGTTGTCGGCGGCCCGCCGGGTGATCGTCAGGGACGGCATCGACGCCGCCACCACCAGGGCCATCGCCAAGGAGGCCGGGTACTCCAACGGGGTGCTCGCGCACTACTTCGCCGACAAGGACGAGATCCTGCTGTCGGCGCTGCGGCAGTCGCACCAGCGCATCAGGGCGCGGCTGACCCGCAAGGTGGAGGGCGTGACGGGGCTCGCGGCCCTGCGCGAGCTGCTGCTCGACAACTTGCCGCTGGACGCGGAGCGTACTCAGGAGACGCGGCTGGAGGTCAGCTTCTGGAGTCGCAGCCTGGCCTCGGAGCGGCTGGCGGAGGTGCAGCGGACGGAGGCGGAGGAGCTGCGGGCCGCCGTACGCGATCTGCTGGGCGAGGCGCGCTCGGCCGGCGAGCTGCGCGCGGACGACAACCTCGACGACCTGACCGAGCACCTGCTCGCTTTGGTCGACGGCCTCAGCCTGCACCTGCTGCTCTATCCCGGCCGGCTGACCCGCGTCGACCTGGAGCGGATCATGCTGCAGGCACTCGACCGCCTGTGAGGGAGTGCCGTCGCCTGGAGGAGCGGCGGGAGCGCAGCGACCAGAGCGGGGGAAGGCGGCGGCGTCCGGCGACCGACCTGCCGAACGGAGTGAGGCCATGGGCAGGGCTTTGCTGTATATCGGACGACCGACTACATTGCCAGCGTATGAGCCTCCGCGAGCAGCTGTGCGAGTACGGCCGGCGCGCCGTCGAGCTCGGCCTGGTCATCGGCACCTCGGGCAACCTGAGCGTGCGCCAGGGCGACCTGGTCGCGGTGACCCCGTCGGGCGCCGCGCTGGACCGGCTCACCCCGGAGATGTGCCCCATCGTGGACGTGGAGGGCTATCTGGTGGAAGGCGAGCTGCAGCCGTCGAGCGAGACGCCCATGCATCTGGCCGTCTACGAGACCACCGACGCGCAGGCCATCGTGCACACCCACTCGGTGTTCGGGACCGTCGTGGCGACCACGATGACCGAGCTGCCGCCGGTCCACTACAACGCGCTGCTTCTCGGCGGCGTGATCAGGGTCGCCGAGTACGCCACGTACGGCACTCCGGAGCTGGCCGCCAACGTGCGGGCGGCGCTGGAGGGCAAGCGCGCCGCCCTGATGGCCAACCACGGCGGGGTGACCATCGGGGCGACGCTTGAGCAGGCGTTCGAGGCCACCCGGCTGCTCGAGTGGCTCTGCGAGGTCTACGTCCGCGGCCTGGGCGTGGGCAAGCCGACCATCCTGACGGAAGAGCAGCTCGCCGCCGTGGTCGAGCGCGCGCTCAACCCGCCCGAGTTCCCCCGGCGTTAGGCCAGGGCCACCTTCTCCGCCAGGCCGAGCGGCAGTCCCCCGGACCCGGCGATCGTGTCGTGGAACTCCTTCAGCGAGCCCTGGAACGACCCGCGGATGCGGTCGATCTCGATGGCGCCGGTGAGGTAGGACGGCGCCTGCGTGGGCCAGGCGCAGTAGCGGTTCACCTCGCCCTGGGCGGTGCCGGGCGAGAGCGACGCCTTCGTGGCCATGAACGTCTCGGCCTCCTCGATCGACATGTCCTCGCAGTGCAGCGCCGTGTCGACGACGATCCTGGCGGCACGGAAGATCCGGCAGTCCAGGTGGGCCAGCTCGGTGGCCGGGGTGTCGAAGTAACCCTGCTCGTGCAGCAGCTTCTCGACATACAGGGCCCAGCCCTCGGTGAAGTACGAGGTGCGGAAGACCTTCCTGACCGTGCGCGGGTTGCCCGCCATGTACGACAGGTGCCAGTGGTGCCCCGGGTACGCCTCGTGGACAGAGATCGAGGGCATCTGGGCCCGCGAATTCGTCCGCAGGCGCTGGCGCACCTGCTCGGGCGTGAAGTCGTCAGGCGTGTACGGCACGAAGAAGACGCCGGTCCGCGAACTGGCCAGCGGCGGCGGCGCGAGATAGTGGGCGACGGACAAGATCGGCCGGGTGTACTCCGCAGACGGCAGCACGTGGCACTCCTCGCCGTCGGCGAACGTCACCAGGTCACGCTCCCTGACGAACTCCCGTGCCCGCCGGGTCTCCGCCTCGTACTCGGCCCGCATGTCCGCCAAGGTCGGCGGATGGTCGTCCATGAGGAACTCCATCGCGGCC from Nonomuraea polychroma encodes the following:
- a CDS encoding aminotransferase class III-fold pyridoxal phosphate-dependent enzyme; protein product: MNDAELRLRAAKVVPGGMYGHLNAAIFAPGYPQFFERGEGCRQWDVDGREYIDFMCSWGPIVLGHRHPRVEEAAARQAALGDCLNGPGAIMVELAELLVDTIPSADWAMFSKNGTDATTQALMVARAATGRTKVLMAHGAYHGADPWCTPSLAGTTPNERADLVEFTYNSLESLEAAAATVEGDVAAIIVTPFKHDSFEDQELVEPAFARGARALADRLGAALVIDDVRAGFRIDLRGSWEPYGVRPDLTAWSKAMANGYPIAAVTGTDALRGPAQTLYSTGSFWFSAVAMAAAKATIETLRDTDGIAAMERAGTLLREGLNDQAKSHGFVVNQTGPVTIPWLSFDGDADLSVAMYWSDACLRHGVYLHPWHNWFMSAAHTEDDVAKALEGTDRAFAETRAHFG
- a CDS encoding carbohydrate kinase family protein is translated as MTVATVGVHIVDILARPIDHIPEGQDTVLVDQLRLTAAGSAAGTAVDLVKLGNAVVTMGAIGDDELGDFLLMVLAKRGVDTSFLVRRTGEQTAASILPIRPDGGRPSFHVPGANLSVTYADLDVAALRGVRAIHLGGMDVTFGLGDPAFFALLDEVRAAGTIVTMDLLSEMPDLLGMARAFLPHVDYVLPNESQALLMTGCTDIPEAAAALLGDGPRGVLITMGSEGSLVVTDAGSEHVPALKTDVVDTTGCGDAYCAGFLTGLLHDQDVLTAARWGTAAAARVATGLGSDAGLTDLDSTLRMLT
- a CDS encoding TetR/AcrR family transcriptional regulator, with product MPKIVDHDERRREVLSAARRVIVRDGIDAATTRAIAKEAGYSNGVLAHYFADKDEILLSALRQSHQRIRARLTRKVEGVTGLAALRELLLDNLPLDAERTQETRLEVSFWSRSLASERLAEVQRTEAEELRAAVRDLLGEARSAGELRADDNLDDLTEHLLALVDGLSLHLLLYPGRLTRVDLERIMLQALDRL
- a CDS encoding class II aldolase/adducin family protein; protein product: MSLREQLCEYGRRAVELGLVIGTSGNLSVRQGDLVAVTPSGAALDRLTPEMCPIVDVEGYLVEGELQPSSETPMHLAVYETTDAQAIVHTHSVFGTVVATTMTELPPVHYNALLLGGVIRVAEYATYGTPELAANVRAALEGKRAALMANHGGVTIGATLEQAFEATRLLEWLCEVYVRGLGVGKPTILTEEQLAAVVERALNPPEFPRR
- a CDS encoding DUF885 domain-containing protein; the encoded protein is MDEFLKWYFSDRPVVASLLGADGYDHTLGDFTASAWTAREQEEARWLDRLSATEAASLDDAIDRDLVLSQLRGSIALASWPEWRRDPAAYLSPIFGAMYTPFQRRLKPEPELVSAAISRLAEVPAVLAACRANLDPDLAAPLLVQRGLGQARTGRNFLTRTIPGMVEDPELRAKLAAAAEPAGEAFDQLVTFLEEFQCGGTWRMGERLYSTLLRERELLGYGAAELHEKGKNAWAELDARMREVAVRVNGTEDWRAAMEFLMDDHPPTLADMRAEYEAETRRAREFVRERDLVTFADGEECHVLPSAEYTRPILSVAHYLAPPPLASSRTGVFFVPYTPDDFTPEQVRQRLRTNSRAQMPSISVHEAYPGHHWHLSYMAGNPRTVRKVFRTSYFTEGWALYVEKLLHEQGYFDTPATELAHLDCRIFRAARIVVDTALHCEDMSIEEAETFMATKASLSPGTAQGEVNRYCAWPTQAPSYLTGAIEIDRIRGSFQGSLKEFHDTIAGSGGLPLGLAEKVALA